In Herbinix luporum, a single window of DNA contains:
- a CDS encoding AP2/ERF family transcription factor, whose protein sequence is MLPGVYYAKKKSGEPYYRASITFKGNHISLGSYDTETKASSAYKLAGEVLYSTPDIWNIDNYPSSCLLSFDKWVVLINLRDNGIYFKNPIYLKKSYFLYYLDKDLILKFDVDDLFYYARHKISMRGQHLYTSEYGMQINLRSRYGIKNYAVEGRDYRFINGDNTDFRYSNIEIINPYHGVSKYIKNNKTIYEAKIHLNGDYIIGRYDTEEEAAIAYNKAAQILKNKGVSKNFPENYVEGIDEITYAALYQRIRISKKILNYMSS, encoded by the coding sequence ATGTTACCAGGTGTTTATTACGCTAAGAAAAAAAGTGGAGAGCCATATTATAGGGCTTCAATTACCTTTAAGGGTAATCATATCAGCCTTGGCAGCTATGATACAGAAACAAAGGCTTCTAGTGCCTATAAACTTGCAGGGGAAGTACTTTATAGCACCCCTGATATATGGAATATAGATAATTACCCAAGCTCATGCCTGTTATCCTTTGATAAATGGGTCGTCTTAATTAACCTAAGAGATAATGGGATTTATTTTAAAAATCCTATCTATTTAAAAAAGAGTTACTTCTTATATTATCTAGACAAAGATCTAATTCTCAAATTCGATGTAGATGATTTATTTTACTATGCAAGACATAAGATATCCATGCGGGGCCAGCATCTATACACCTCTGAATATGGTATGCAAATAAATTTAAGATCCCGATATGGTATAAAAAATTATGCTGTAGAGGGAAGGGATTATCGCTTTATTAATGGTGATAATACGGACTTTCGTTATTCCAATATCGAGATTATTAATCCCTACCATGGTGTAAGCAAGTATATAAAAAATAATAAAACCATATATGAAGCTAAGATACATCTTAATGGAGACTATATAATAGGTAGATATGACACAGAGGAAGAGGCAGCTATAGCCTATAATAAGGCTGCTCAGATATTAAAAAATAAAGGTGTTTCTAAAAATTTTCCCGAGAATTATGTAGAAGGAATAGATGAGATAACCTATGCCGCCCTATATCAACGGATTAGAATATCAAAAAAGATTTTAAATTATATGTCCTCTTAG
- the thrC gene encoding threonine synthase, with protein sequence MNLMYHSTRNSSIKVTASEAIIQGLSPDGGLFVPEAIPKLTISMNELSKMNYLEIAYEVLRLYLTDYTEDELKDCISKAYDEKFDVPDIAPLKKVGNMYYLELFHGATIAFKDMALSILPHLLTKAAKKNNISDEIVILTATSGDTGKAALAGFADVEGTKIIVFYPKDGVSKVQEKQMVTQKGDNTYVIGIRGNFDDAQTGVKKIFNDQELAERIKKAGYRFSSANSINIGRLLPQIVYYVYSYVELYRRNEVSEGEKINFVVPTGNFGNILAAYYAKQMGLPIGKLICASNDNKVLFDFFQTGVYDSNREFILTISPSMDILISSNLERLIYHIAGEDTDKTKDLMNSLSSKGRYEITSDMKKNLEDFIGGYATVEETKSAILNIYEETGYVLDTHTAVASSVYNKYKDEVGDKTKTVIVSTASPYKFAESVLSALGKDPIPENDYEQAKVLKELSGVAIPKAIEELYSAEIRHKNVCEIDEMKNEVEEILKKN encoded by the coding sequence ATGAATCTAATGTATCATAGTACAAGAAATAGCAGTATAAAAGTAACTGCATCTGAAGCAATTATTCAAGGCTTGTCACCGGACGGTGGACTATTTGTACCGGAAGCTATTCCAAAGCTAACCATATCCATGAATGAATTATCAAAGATGAATTACCTTGAGATTGCTTATGAAGTTCTAAGACTATATTTGACTGATTATACGGAAGATGAATTAAAGGATTGTATCAGCAAAGCTTATGACGAAAAATTTGACGTACCGGATATTGCTCCCCTAAAAAAAGTTGGGAATATGTATTATCTTGAATTATTCCATGGAGCTACCATAGCATTTAAAGATATGGCTCTATCTATTCTGCCCCATCTTCTTACTAAAGCGGCTAAAAAAAATAATATATCTGATGAGATTGTAATTCTTACGGCCACTTCAGGGGATACAGGAAAAGCAGCACTGGCTGGATTTGCGGATGTAGAGGGAACTAAGATTATAGTCTTTTATCCGAAAGATGGAGTAAGCAAGGTTCAGGAGAAGCAGATGGTAACCCAAAAAGGGGATAATACCTATGTAATTGGAATCCGTGGTAACTTTGATGATGCTCAAACCGGAGTTAAGAAGATATTTAATGACCAAGAACTTGCAGAGAGAATAAAAAAAGCGGGATACCGATTCTCTTCAGCCAACTCTATCAATATAGGACGGCTGCTTCCTCAGATAGTTTATTATGTTTATTCCTATGTAGAATTATATAGAAGGAATGAAGTATCGGAAGGGGAAAAAATCAATTTTGTAGTTCCTACAGGTAATTTCGGAAATATCCTTGCAGCTTATTATGCAAAGCAGATGGGTCTTCCCATAGGAAAGTTAATCTGTGCTTCCAATGACAATAAGGTTCTGTTTGATTTCTTTCAAACAGGTGTATACGATTCTAATCGTGAATTTATCCTTACCATATCTCCGTCCATGGACATACTTATCAGCAGTAATCTAGAGAGGCTGATTTATCATATTGCAGGAGAGGATACGGATAAAACCAAGGATTTAATGAACAGCTTAAGCAGTAAGGGAAGATATGAAATAACATCAGATATGAAAAAGAATCTAGAAGACTTTATCGGAGGCTATGCAACAGTAGAAGAAACTAAGTCCGCCATTCTTAACATATATGAAGAAACAGGATATGTCTTAGATACACATACAGCAGTAGCTTCTAGTGTTTATAATAAGTACAAGGATGAAGTAGGAGATAAGACAAAAACAGTTATAGTCTCAACTGCCAGTCCTTATAAGTTTGCAGAAAGTGTTCTAAGTGCCTTAGGAAAAGATCCTATACCTGAGAATGATTATGAACAGGCTAAAGTACTTAAAGAATTATCCGGTGTGGCAATACCAAAGGCAATTGAGGAATTATATTCTGCAGAGATTAGGCATAAAAATGTATGTGAAATTGATGAGATGAAAAATGAAGTTGAGGAAATATTGAAAAAAAACTAA
- the dnaG gene encoding DNA primase, translating to MYYPDEIIEEVRIRNDIIGVIGSYINLKKSGNNYLGLCPFHNEKTPSFSVSQSKQMYHCFGCGVGGNVYTFIMEYENYTFVEALKYLAERAGVNLPEQEYSASQKRRMDIKNRLLEINKEAAKYYYYQLKSNRGQAARQYLLDRGLSEETIKSFGLGYANRYSDDLYKYLKSLQYEDNILKQSGLVSFDEVRGGHDKFWDRIIFPIMDANNKVVGFGGRVMGDGMPKYLNSPETDIFDKSRILYGLNIARRSRESYYLICEGYMDVIALHQAGFTNAVAALGTAFTEYHANLLKRYTREVVLTFDSDEAGTQAALRAIPILRNAGLTVKVVNMDPFKDPDDFIKSLGPNEYKKRIEEAKNSFFFEVDILESSYNLEDPEEKTKFFNELAKKLLNFSEELERNFYLEALAKTYQIDAMLLYRLVNKLGSQSVLQGSYNKKQTYSQPKQRKTSDGGIDKAQKLLITWLAEDAAIYDKLKGFIKPEDFSDGIYSEVAKLIFEEYDKGGKVIPAKIISCFEDSSQQSQVAAILNAGLLGEIKETERQKALFDTVYLLKEESLDKQSLKAIETNDTILLQNIIMEKADLKKNIAAILK from the coding sequence ATGTATTATCCGGATGAAATAATAGAAGAAGTCCGAATAAGGAACGATATTATTGGTGTAATAGGCTCCTACATAAATTTAAAGAAGTCAGGTAATAACTATTTGGGATTATGTCCTTTCCATAATGAAAAGACCCCATCTTTTAGTGTCAGTCAATCTAAACAGATGTATCACTGCTTTGGTTGCGGGGTCGGAGGCAATGTTTATACCTTTATTATGGAATACGAGAATTATACATTTGTAGAGGCATTAAAATATTTGGCAGAAAGGGCAGGGGTTAATCTGCCCGAGCAGGAGTATTCTGCAAGTCAAAAACGCAGGATGGATATAAAAAACAGACTCTTAGAAATAAATAAAGAAGCTGCCAAGTATTATTATTATCAATTAAAATCCAATAGAGGACAAGCTGCCAGACAGTATCTGCTTGATCGAGGCTTAAGTGAGGAGACCATAAAGTCATTTGGTCTAGGTTATGCTAATCGCTATAGTGATGATCTTTATAAATATTTAAAGAGCCTACAGTATGAGGATAATATTCTCAAACAATCGGGCCTGGTATCATTTGATGAGGTACGGGGTGGTCATGATAAGTTCTGGGATAGGATTATATTTCCTATTATGGATGCCAATAATAAGGTAGTTGGTTTCGGTGGACGAGTTATGGGGGATGGTATGCCCAAATATCTTAATTCACCGGAGACAGATATATTTGACAAAAGCAGGATTTTGTATGGATTAAATATAGCCAGAAGATCAAGGGAATCTTATTACCTTATTTGTGAAGGCTATATGGATGTTATAGCTTTACATCAGGCGGGATTTACTAATGCTGTTGCTGCTCTTGGTACGGCATTTACAGAATATCATGCTAATTTATTAAAACGATATACAAGGGAAGTTGTTTTAACCTTTGATAGTGATGAAGCAGGGACCCAGGCAGCACTTCGGGCTATACCGATTTTAAGGAATGCAGGCTTAACTGTTAAAGTGGTCAATATGGATCCCTTTAAGGATCCCGATGATTTTATTAAGTCTTTAGGACCTAATGAATACAAGAAAAGGATTGAAGAAGCCAAGAATAGCTTTTTCTTTGAAGTTGATATACTTGAAAGTAGCTATAATTTAGAGGATCCGGAGGAGAAAACCAAGTTCTTTAATGAGCTGGCAAAAAAACTCTTGAATTTTTCTGAGGAATTGGAAAGGAATTTCTATCTGGAGGCTCTGGCAAAGACTTATCAAATTGATGCTATGTTATTGTATAGACTTGTAAATAAGCTGGGCTCTCAATCTGTTTTACAAGGCTCTTATAATAAGAAGCAGACTTATTCACAGCCTAAGCAAAGAAAAACCAGTGACGGCGGAATAGATAAGGCTCAGAAACTTTTAATTACATGGCTTGCGGAAGATGCCGCCATCTATGATAAGTTAAAGGGCTTTATTAAGCCGGAGGATTTTTCAGATGGTATTTATTCAGAAGTAGCTAAATTAATTTTTGAAGAATATGACAAGGGCGGTAAGGTTATACCGGCTAAAATTATCAGTTGTTTTGAGGATTCTTCACAACAGTCACAGGTGGCGGCTATTTTAAACGCCGGTCTACTAGGTGAGATTAAGGAGACAGAAAGGCAGAAGGCACTGTTTGATACGGTATATCTTCTGAAGGAAGAAAGTTTAGACAAGCAGAGTCTAAAAGCCATAGAAACAAATGATACTATATTATTGCAAAATATCATCATGGAGAAAGCAGACCTTAAAAAGAATATAGCAGCAATTCTAAAGTAA
- a CDS encoding nucleoside kinase yields the protein MKVKVKIGEEVKEYPINTKLSEIAAEYQKEYSYDIILAFVNGKLRELFKTVDKDCTVSFVTTNEDAGHKTYTRGMILVLLKAFYAEFGKDNVKKVSVEYSLGNSLYFDYEGSLPLTIERIEAVKDRMKQLVNKDIPFLKRSIGTDDAVSLFAFYKMYDKEKLFKYRRVSKANIYNLDGFEDYYYGYMPPSTGMLKYFDLMLYEDGFVLVLPRMKNPTTVEPFIPKKKLYLTLKESNQWAKMMEVDNVGALNDLISQGKFNDLVLVQEALQEKKISEIAEAIKKAKDKKFIMIAGPSSSGKTTFSHRLSIQLKAHGLKPYPIAVDNYFVNRDKTPKDEYGNLNFESLHAIDLEQFNKDMTDLMNGKSVDLPVYNFITGKREYKGNYLNIGKDGILVIEGIHGLNDELSYCLPRESKYKIYISALTQLNIDEHNRIPTTDGRLIRRMVRDARTRGASAQTTISMWPSVRRGEEENIFPFQEEADIMFNSALIYELAVLKQYAEPILFGVDRDSVEYLEAKRLLKFLDYFIGAPSDAVPKNSILKEFIGGSCFKV from the coding sequence ATGAAAGTTAAAGTAAAGATTGGTGAAGAAGTTAAAGAATACCCCATTAACACTAAATTATCAGAAATTGCGGCTGAATATCAGAAGGAATATAGTTATGATATAATCCTTGCCTTTGTTAACGGAAAGCTTAGGGAACTGTTTAAGACCGTAGATAAGGATTGTACCGTAAGTTTTGTTACCACCAATGAAGATGCCGGCCATAAGACATATACCAGAGGTATGATTTTAGTCTTACTTAAGGCTTTTTATGCTGAGTTTGGTAAAGATAATGTAAAGAAAGTTTCTGTAGAATACTCTTTAGGAAACAGCTTATATTTTGATTATGAAGGTAGTCTACCCTTAACCATAGAACGAATCGAAGCGGTAAAAGACAGAATGAAGCAACTGGTTAATAAAGACATACCTTTTCTTAAAAGAAGCATAGGTACAGATGATGCCGTATCCCTATTTGCTTTTTATAAGATGTATGATAAGGAAAAGTTATTTAAGTACCGCCGAGTATCTAAGGCAAATATATATAACCTAGATGGGTTTGAAGATTATTATTATGGATATATGCCCCCAAGTACCGGTATGCTTAAATATTTTGATTTGATGCTTTATGAGGATGGTTTTGTTTTAGTACTACCAAGAATGAAAAATCCTACAACGGTAGAACCCTTTATACCCAAGAAAAAACTCTATCTTACTTTAAAGGAATCTAATCAATGGGCTAAAATGATGGAAGTTGATAATGTAGGGGCTCTTAATGACCTTATATCCCAAGGAAAGTTTAATGATTTGGTTTTAGTACAGGAGGCTCTACAGGAAAAGAAAATCAGTGAAATAGCTGAAGCTATTAAAAAGGCAAAAGATAAGAAATTTATTATGATAGCGGGTCCTTCTTCTTCCGGTAAGACTACATTTTCCCATAGGCTTAGTATTCAACTGAAAGCCCATGGCTTAAAGCCTTATCCCATTGCAGTGGATAACTATTTTGTAAATAGAGATAAAACCCCAAAAGATGAATATGGGAATTTAAACTTTGAAAGCCTACATGCTATTGATTTGGAACAGTTTAATAAGGATATGACTGACTTAATGAATGGTAAATCAGTGGATTTGCCTGTATATAATTTTATAACCGGCAAGAGAGAATATAAGGGTAATTATCTGAATATAGGCAAAGACGGAATTTTGGTTATAGAGGGTATACATGGCCTTAATGATGAACTATCCTACTGCCTTCCTAGGGAAAGCAAGTATAAAATTTATATCAGTGCTCTAACTCAGTTAAATATTGATGAACATAACAGAATTCCCACTACCGACGGCAGGCTGATTAGAAGAATGGTTAGGGATGCAAGAACTAGAGGGGCATCAGCCCAGACAACTATATCTATGTGGCCATCTGTAAGAAGGGGCGAAGAAGAGAATATCTTCCCATTCCAAGAGGAGGCAGATATAATGTTCAATTCCGCTCTAATCTATGAGCTGGCTGTCTTAAAGCAGTATGCTGAACCTATTTTATTTGGGGTAGATAGGGATAGTGTAGAATATTTAGAAGCAAAAAGATTGCTGAAGTTTTTAGACTATTTTATAGGAGCACCAAGTGATGCTGTACCGAAAAACTCTATATTAAAAGAATTTATAGGTGGAAGTTGCTTTAAAGTATGA
- the rpoD gene encoding RNA polymerase sigma factor RpoD encodes MDENIAKFTERLKELLAFAKKKKNVLEYQEVNDFFADMDLDPHKVEKIYDYLEKHNVDVLRLTDAAEDDEDDIIPDDEEDTEPIDLSIPEGINIEDPVRMYLKEIGKVPLLTAEEESELAKRMEEGDEAAKKRLAEANLRLVVSIAKRYVGRGMLFLDLIQEGNLGLIKAVEKFDYRKGFKFSTYATWWIRQAITRAIADQARTIRIPVHMVETINKLTRVQRQLLQELGREPTPEEISDVMNIPVDRVREIQKISQEPVSLETPIGEEEDSHLGDFIQDDNVPVPAEAAAFTLLKEQLVDVLGTLTEREQKVLRLRFGLDDGRARTLEEVGKEFNVTRERIRQIEAKALRKLRHPSRSRKLKDYLE; translated from the coding sequence ATGGACGAGAATATTGCTAAGTTTACAGAAAGATTAAAAGAATTATTGGCTTTTGCAAAAAAGAAGAAAAATGTTTTGGAATATCAGGAAGTAAATGATTTTTTTGCAGATATGGATTTAGATCCTCATAAAGTAGAAAAAATATATGATTATCTGGAGAAGCATAATGTGGATGTTCTTCGGTTAACTGATGCCGCAGAGGATGATGAGGATGACATCATACCGGATGATGAAGAGGATACTGAGCCCATAGATTTATCCATTCCAGAGGGCATAAATATAGAAGATCCGGTCCGCATGTATCTAAAGGAAATCGGTAAAGTTCCTTTACTTACTGCGGAGGAAGAAAGTGAACTGGCTAAAAGAATGGAAGAGGGAGATGAAGCGGCTAAAAAAAGGCTAGCTGAGGCAAATCTCCGTCTGGTAGTCAGTATTGCTAAGAGATATGTTGGCCGTGGAATGTTATTTTTAGATTTAATTCAGGAAGGTAATCTGGGTCTTATAAAAGCTGTGGAGAAATTTGATTACCGTAAAGGCTTTAAATTCAGTACCTATGCAACCTGGTGGATTAGACAAGCTATTACAAGAGCCATAGCGGATCAGGCTAGGACAATCCGTATTCCTGTTCATATGGTAGAAACCATTAATAAACTGACAAGGGTACAAAGACAGCTTTTGCAGGAGCTTGGCAGGGAACCTACCCCCGAGGAGATTTCAGATGTTATGAATATACCTGTAGATAGGGTAAGGGAAATTCAGAAAATATCTCAAGAGCCGGTATCTCTTGAAACACCTATCGGTGAAGAAGAGGACAGCCATCTTGGAGACTTTATTCAGGATGATAATGTACCGGTCCCTGCTGAGGCAGCAGCTTTTACCTTATTAAAGGAACAGCTGGTTGATGTTTTAGGAACCCTAACCGAAAGAGAACAGAAGGTTTTAAGGCTTAGATTTGGATTAGATGACGGAAGGGCAAGAACCTTAGAGGAAGTGGGAAAAGAATTTAATGTTACCAGGGAAAGAATTCGTCAAATTGAGGCAAAAGCCCTGCGTAAGCTAAGACATCCCAGCAGAAGCAGGAAGCTTAAGGATTATCTAGAGTAA
- a CDS encoding membrane protein insertase YidC, giving the protein MKTKFFKKLSFVLVVAMVLSVFYPAAGAFAAAKKPTLNSTNKYLHLGVEGKNKFNFNINNKQSGWKYYWESADEDIAVVNSKNGVTRATGVGKTTVTVTITDKNKEVVTKLYAKVTVRDNIKTVKITNIPEGNKLAVGQENDFNRSFVTVSGSTKETSAITRWTVDSDKANISEKGVFVANEAGEYTITARSFQSNAKYEDWKKDADTYAKYVLAEDTVKITVAPSIVEVSQVDLETVDVVFDSAMADADKNISVYELIGKAEVKQLVKKVTMSDDKKTATVQLYVPFKAGATYVVKYTDLEPESFVAATTNEEDVAKIDITTSTVVYNEATKVEFKLYNANGVDITTDKLANRVTMKSSEGAGTYFNTDTNELTIFGKNASTTITATYHTYKYDSEGNEVGVVEDEAIIIGVDKDATNITGLKAWTIETIDESTTEPTFKDVNQVLALNDNNVRLFVQFNTKTGSKEATINSFAEEGMFDFTSSDKNILIVDNKGNLFPVKEGNVVVVVSYGEGDSKTPIGAISITVHPERTVGVLSLSNTNVVLSNNPDVDDKAEVKISVKDQLGTKMEKDDFTYSVEKMSGSPADDLTDEKSNATGDTIEFSAKDMAVGTYYYKVTVGKKAAVVTVKVLDGKTDTNVAYYKLQLEDTFVDLKVKEGEINKTLGIELFGYNSNGVKVSRGVLNSGSDYILKIDSPEDKWDENNFDSSENKFTLVKVGEGGAIEKAPKGSYKVTAFDNKEVVLDIVQFSVDDTQVAPVLAEVKNRLFEQNGVNPSNKEDTNLIAAVKECFKFTLNGKDVTDNIVEVVAVGTADEFNVRTVTIKETIDEASGAFINHEVKVGLTITKK; this is encoded by the coding sequence ATGAAGACCAAATTCTTCAAGAAGTTGTCTTTCGTGCTTGTAGTAGCGATGGTACTTTCAGTATTCTATCCTGCTGCAGGAGCATTCGCTGCTGCTAAGAAGCCTACTCTTAACTCTACTAACAAGTACTTACATCTTGGTGTAGAAGGCAAAAACAAGTTCAACTTCAACATTAACAACAAACAAAGTGGTTGGAAATACTATTGGGAATCTGCTGACGAAGATATTGCAGTAGTTAACTCCAAGAACGGTGTTACTAGAGCAACTGGCGTTGGTAAAACAACAGTAACTGTTACAATCACAGATAAGAACAAGGAAGTTGTTACTAAACTTTACGCAAAAGTAACAGTAAGAGATAACATCAAAACTGTTAAAATCACAAACATTCCTGAGGGCAACAAACTTGCAGTTGGCCAAGAGAATGACTTTAACAGAAGCTTTGTAACTGTATCTGGAAGCACAAAGGAGACATCCGCTATCACAAGATGGACAGTAGACTCTGATAAGGCTAATATCAGTGAAAAGGGTGTATTCGTAGCTAACGAAGCTGGTGAGTATACAATCACTGCTCGTTCATTCCAGTCCAACGCTAAATATGAAGATTGGAAAAAAGACGCTGACACATATGCTAAATATGTATTAGCAGAAGATACCGTAAAGATCACTGTTGCTCCTTCTATTGTAGAAGTTAGTCAGGTAGATCTTGAAACTGTTGACGTAGTATTTGATTCTGCTATGGCAGATGCTGACAAGAATATATCAGTATACGAGTTAATTGGTAAAGCAGAAGTTAAACAGCTTGTTAAAAAGGTTACCATGAGTGATGATAAAAAGACAGCTACTGTTCAATTATATGTTCCTTTCAAAGCTGGTGCTACTTATGTAGTTAAGTATACTGATTTAGAGCCTGAAAGCTTCGTTGCTGCTACAACAAATGAAGAAGATGTAGCTAAGATAGATATTACCACTTCTACAGTTGTATATAACGAGGCTACTAAGGTAGAGTTTAAGTTATACAACGCTAATGGTGTTGATATTACAACAGATAAATTAGCAAATAGAGTAACCATGAAGTCTTCTGAAGGCGCTGGTACTTACTTTAATACTGATACTAATGAGTTAACTATATTTGGCAAAAATGCTTCAACAACTATTACTGCTACTTATCATACTTATAAGTATGACTCTGAAGGTAATGAAGTTGGTGTAGTAGAAGATGAAGCAATTATCATAGGTGTTGATAAAGATGCAACAAATATTACTGGATTAAAAGCTTGGACCATTGAGACCATTGATGAGTCTACAACAGAACCTACTTTTAAGGATGTAAATCAGGTTCTTGCTCTTAATGACAATAATGTTAGACTGTTCGTACAGTTTAATACAAAGACTGGTTCAAAAGAAGCTACTATTAATAGCTTTGCTGAAGAAGGAATGTTCGATTTCACATCCTCTGATAAGAATATTTTAATTGTTGATAATAAGGGTAATTTATTCCCTGTTAAGGAAGGTAATGTTGTAGTAGTTGTATCCTATGGTGAAGGTGATTCAAAAACTCCTATCGGTGCAATTTCTATAACTGTACATCCTGAGAGAACTGTAGGTGTTTTATCTTTAAGCAATACCAATGTTGTATTATCTAACAATCCAGACGTTGACGACAAGGCAGAAGTGAAAATTTCTGTTAAAGATCAACTAGGAACTAAGATGGAAAAAGACGACTTTACATATTCAGTTGAAAAGATGAGTGGAAGTCCTGCTGATGATTTAACAGATGAAAAATCTAACGCTACAGGTGACACAATTGAATTTTCAGCTAAAGACATGGCAGTAGGAACTTATTATTACAAAGTTACTGTTGGTAAGAAGGCAGCTGTTGTTACAGTAAAAGTTCTAGATGGTAAAACAGATACAAATGTTGCTTACTACAAACTTCAGTTAGAAGATACATTTGTTGATCTTAAAGTTAAAGAAGGTGAAATCAACAAAACTCTTGGAATCGAATTATTCGGTTATAACAGCAATGGTGTTAAAGTATCAAGAGGGGTATTGAACAGTGGTTCTGATTACATTCTTAAGATTGATTCACCTGAAGACAAATGGGATGAAAACAACTTTGATTCTAGTGAAAACAAATTTACCTTAGTAAAAGTTGGAGAAGGAGGAGCTATAGAGAAGGCTCCTAAAGGTAGCTATAAAGTTACTGCTTTTGATAATAAAGAAGTTGTTTTAGATATTGTACAGTTTAGTGTAGACGATACTCAAGTTGCTCCAGTATTAGCTGAAGTTAAGAATCGTTTATTTGAACAGAACGGAGTTAATCCAAGTAACAAAGAAGATACGAATTTGATCGCA
- a CDS encoding tRNA (adenine(22)-N(1))-methyltransferase, with amino-acid sequence MQLSKRLEAVASMVTPGSRVADIGCDHAYTAIYLVKERISPFVVAMDINQGPLDRAKENIKRYGVEDKITIRKSDGIKELKAGEVDTILIAGMGGRLMIQILTGNINVVSAAKELILQPQSEIHLVRKTLKELGYIIIKESMLKEEGKYYVVMKLRKVSPNFKDKDYQLIKPEHIYFGRLLLEERNPVLLEFLKAERKQYENIYKELISLPTKQSIQRQFEINNFIRLIDNAINYYKEGEIGYKDES; translated from the coding sequence ATGCAACTTTCAAAAAGACTAGAAGCAGTAGCATCCATGGTAACCCCCGGTAGCCGGGTGGCTGATATCGGATGTGATCATGCATATACAGCTATATATTTAGTGAAAGAAAGAATATCTCCTTTTGTGGTGGCCATGGATATTAACCAAGGACCTCTTGATAGGGCAAAGGAAAATATTAAGAGGTATGGTGTGGAAGATAAAATTACAATCAGAAAATCTGACGGTATAAAGGAGCTAAAAGCCGGAGAGGTAGATACCATACTGATTGCCGGTATGGGTGGCAGGTTAATGATACAAATACTAACCGGCAACATTAATGTAGTATCAGCAGCTAAAGAGTTGATACTGCAACCACAATCTGAAATACATTTAGTTAGAAAAACTTTAAAAGAATTAGGATATATTATTATAAAAGAAAGCATGTTAAAAGAAGAAGGCAAATATTATGTTGTAATGAAGTTAAGGAAAGTCTCCCCGAATTTCAAGGATAAGGATTATCAGCTTATAAAGCCTGAACATATTTATTTTGGAAGGTTGCTTCTTGAGGAAAGAAATCCGGTTTTATTGGAATTTTTAAAAGCAGAAAGAAAGCAGTATGAAAATATATATAAAGAACTAATATCTCTGCCGACAAAGCAGTCTATTCAAAGGCAGTTTGAAATTAATAATTTTATCCGACTGATTGACAATGCTATTAATTATTATAAGGAGGGCGAAATTGGATACAAGGATGAAAGTTAA
- a CDS encoding cell wall hydrolase produces the protein MTIINKFLQKLSLRENNHGICMVFAAYVLSVFLLIIGSDALYDIKSKADAVQAQTDEANTLKVEYRMDYLQKYLPIRSQTAVGSKDTNWLLGFAMSSNEYSLMFEQMKDNKVLKEETKAISSFSVAEAEPIVEEVEKDTEKDTEKDTEKNTEKKTEKKTEKKTEKEVVSELVLKKNNKVTKIKITEEDIEMLEQIVEAEATGEDIIGKILVANVVINRVCSKKFPDNIKDVIFQKVGDDYQFSPIADKRFWKVKVTKETKEAVERALEGEDYSQGALYFMARKLAKKSNVKWFDNNLKWLFKHGVHEFYK, from the coding sequence ATGACAATCATAAATAAGTTTCTTCAAAAGTTAAGCCTGCGAGAAAATAATCATGGCATATGCATGGTATTTGCAGCTTATGTATTGTCAGTATTTCTGTTGATCATTGGATCTGATGCTCTTTATGATATCAAATCCAAGGCAGACGCAGTACAGGCACAAACTGATGAAGCAAACACCCTAAAAGTAGAGTATAGGATGGACTATCTGCAGAAATATCTGCCCATAAGGTCCCAAACTGCTGTGGGCTCTAAAGATACCAACTGGCTTTTAGGATTTGCCATGAGCAGTAATGAGTATAGTCTTATGTTTGAACAGATGAAAGATAATAAAGTTCTTAAGGAAGAAACTAAGGCTATTTCAAGTTTTTCAGTAGCTGAAGCTGAACCGATTGTAGAAGAGGTTGAAAAAGATACTGAAAAAGATACTGAGAAAGATACTGAGAAAAATACTGAGAAAAAGACTGAAAAAAAGACTGAGAAAAAAACTGAGAAAGAAGTAGTTAGTGAACTGGTTCTTAAGAAGAATAACAAGGTCACTAAAATTAAGATTACAGAAGAAGATATAGAGATGTTGGAGCAGATTGTTGAGGCAGAAGCAACAGGAGAAGATATAATCGGAAAAATATTAGTTGCCAATGTTGTAATTAACAGAGTGTGTAGCAAAAAGTTTCCCGATAATATCAAGGATGTTATATTCCAAAAGGTTGGAGATGACTATCAGTTTTCTCCCATAGCCGATAAGAGATTTTGGAAGGTTAAGGTGACAAAGGAAACTAAAGAAGCAGTAGAAAGAGCTTTAGAGGGTGAAGATTATTCTCAAGGGGCCTTATACTTTATGGCAAGAAAGCTTGCTAAGAAAAGTAATGTGAAGTGGTTTGATAACAATCTAAAGTGGTTATTTAAGCATGGGGTTCATGAATTTTACAAATAA